The DNA segment GAATTTGAGACTGTGCTATACTACgatgaaaataatttgGATGCCTTGATTGGATTTGCTGCATTGATATTTCCCGAAGAACTCGataaagaggaaagaaatCTCGAAAGTTATTACACACTGAGCCTCGATAAAAAACCAACCAAGAGCGCCCGGCTTACATTTGTGAATGAGACAGATAGGTCGGCTGCGTATGcaagattgaaatttctgTTAGAATGTGCGATACTGGAATCAGTCGAAGCTTATCATTGTCCAGATGTATGGTGGTATTTGTCCTTAATTTACGAAAAGTATCAAGATGATGAATATAAAAGTTCCCTATTAAAGTGCGtcaaatatcaagaattgAACCCTATACGGTCCCTAAGATATTGTAACTACTAATAATCCCCCTCATAAagtataaatatatatatatatatacataaagTGGACAGATAATCATAAAAGCATAGAAATTAATGAttcatctttcttttccaccCTATTATTGCCCCACGAACcgtttcatttttatgttACCCGTAGCACCGAACGTAATAACTCCAGTAATTTTAGGAAAGACACTGGCAGTAGACACATTTTGCGATATAGGGATTTCCCAAATAGCCGATCTAGTGGCTCAATTTGGTAAACAATAGTTCTATCACGCTGGTTTCTTACCGTCAATCAATGAGCGAAGCCAAGGTAACGGGGTTTTTGTCAATTAATGCTGACGATGAAAGTTTATGTAAACGTCACGTAAGTCAATCAGATGCGGGCAATGGCTGCATTCAAGATGTACAATTAAATTTCCTCGACGATCCAGGGAAAAATCATACGGCAAAAAGAGCCCAACAGAATACCACGTTGACGGTTTTGAGGGATGTGATAGGACCAATTCTATTAACCATACTTTCATTTTATCTGAGATTGAAACGTATAGATCAGAACAATAATGTCGTCTGGGATGAGGCtcattttggaaaatttgggTCATACTATATCAAACACGAATATTACCATGATGTACATCCGCCGTTGGGTAAAATGCTTATTGCATTAAGTGAATGGATAGCAGGATTCGATGGGCAATTTGACTTCTCCTCAAATGGTGCATATCCTGAAGACGTAAActtcaaaataatgagACAATTTAATGCAATGTTTGGCGCTCTGTGTACGCCAGTGGCTTTCTTTACGGCAAAATGGATGGAATTCAATTATCTTACAGTTTATTTGATTGCAACGATGGTAACTTTGGAACATTCATACATAGTTCTGTCAAAATTTATACTGCTGGATTCTATgctactttttttcacgCTGACAACGTTTGCTTGCATGGTGAAGCTATATGCTTTGAGGAAGCAGCAAATGACAAGAAAATGGTCAGTATGGATGTTATTGACGGGGTTATCAATAGGTTGTGTTTGTTCTGTGAAATGGGTTGGTCTTTTCATCACGGTTATAGTTGGTCTCTACACATGTCTAGAACTTTTTAAGCTATATTGCGATAATGGATTGCACAGATTAAAATACTATAAGCATTGGCTTATCAGAATCATTAACCTGATAGTTATTCCATTTCTAATCTATCTCTATTGCTTTAAAATTCATTTCGTCTTACTGTACAAGTCAGGTACTGGCGATTCTACTACCAACACGTTATTTCAGGTTAACTTGGAGGGGACTCAAATCGAAGCTAGTCCCCGTGACGTGGTATATGGATCAGAATTGACAATACGATCCCATGGTTTAAGCCCGAATCTGCTGCATTCCCATGTCCAATTATATCCAGACGGCTCTGGGCAACGCCAAGTCACAGGATATGGATTTGCCGATTCTAATAACAT comes from the Saccharomyces kudriavzevii IFO 1802 strain IFO1802 genome assembly, chromosome: 7 genome and includes:
- the PMT6 gene encoding dolichyl-phosphate-mannose-protein mannosyltransferase PMT6 (similar to Saccharomyces cerevisiae PMT6 (YGR199W); ancestral locus Anc_5.140); the protein is MSEAKVTGFLSINADDESLCKRHVSQSDAGNGCIQDVQLNFLDDPGKNHTAKRAQQNTTLTVLRDVIGPILLTILSFYLRLKRIDQNNNVVWDEAHFGKFGSYYIKHEYYHDVHPPLGKMLIALSEWIAGFDGQFDFSSNGAYPEDVNFKIMRQFNAMFGALCTPVAFFTAKWMEFNYLTVYLIATMVTLEHSYIVLSKFILLDSMLLFFTLTTFACMVKLYALRKQQMTRKWSVWMLLTGLSIGCVCSVKWVGLFITVIVGLYTCLELFKLYCDNGLHRLKYYKHWLIRIINLIVIPFLIYLYCFKIHFVLLYKSGTGDSTTNTLFQVNLEGTQIEASPRDVVYGSELTIRSHGLSPNLLHSHVQLYPDGSGQRQVTGYGFADSNNIWKFEFSRSSGLQLHQNGNLSDRIIPITDGVEVRLRHKNTESSLHSHDVPSHVSRGNFEVSGYGSQSVGDEKDDWIVEIVKQVNSPNPVYANEDPDILHPVSTFFRLRHKVLGCYLASTGLTYPAWGFKQAEIVCKDSWSHRDKSTWWNVEDHWNSNLETADDYIPPKSNFWTDFILTNFAMASSNSALVPDEDKYDSLSSNAWEWPTLHKGLRMCSWAGYTTRYYLMGSPFNTWASTASLIIFPFIILSLLYRWRRQKLHLSEDQIWRVAIQGVFPFISWMSHYLPFVMMGRVTYVHHYVPALYFAILVFGFVVDFALGRVHWIIKYPAYLSLFGSCIYVYNLFAPICQGMNGDKAEYLPLEWLSTWDMAA